A segment of the Asinibacterium sp. OR53 genome:
CCCATGGGTTGGTGATCTCTACTTTTCCATTGGTTTGGAAATAATCGCGGGTATCCCTATCGTAACCGGTTTGGTTGGTAGTGATAACAACAGGGTTTTGTCCATTTTCAATATCCGGCCCCGGTAAACCATTGGGCCATATTTCTTGCTCGGTAGGTTTACCGCGCATCAACATCCTGAAGACAGAGCCTGCGCTTTGTGTGGGGAAGAAACGGTATTCCTCACGTGCAATGATACCTAACGTAGTATTGATGTACTTATTGACTTTAGCATCCAGGTTAATGCGCAGATCGTACTGGCGGTAACCGGTAGCCGAATTTTTATAATAAGCATCCTGGTCCTGGTAACCCAGCGAAGTCAGGAATTTGAAGTTCTCAGAACCGCCGCTGATCTGCAGGTTGTGGCGGGTTTGTCCCGACCAGGTTTTCAATGCACCCTTGAACCAATCGGTATTGGGATGTCCCCAGGGATCGGAACCATCTGCATATTTCTGTATGTCGCTGGGCTGATAAGGCGCTGTAACCGTTACGTTGTTATCGGAACGGGTGTATTTACCGGTCTGCTTGAGTGCCGGCCATGCAGCGGACCATTGATCAGAAGGAATTTTGCTGAACATGAGCAGCTCATTGTTGATCTCGGCATACTCGGGCGCATTGGACATTTTAGGAATGCGCGTTGGTTGAGACCAGCCCTGGTTGAAATCGTAGAGGATCTGTGGTTTGCCCGATTTACCACGCTTGGTAGTAATGAGAATTACACCATTGGCACCCCTCACACCATAAATGGCGGCTGACGCATCTTTGAGGATGGAAACGCTTTCAATATCAGCCGGGTTGATACGCTCCAGTCCGCCGGTACGATCGGGCACACCATCGATAACGATCAGCGCTGAACTGTTACCAATGGTATTGGTACCACGTATCTGAATGGTGGAACCATCGTAACCGGGCTCACCGCTCCGGTTAATAGCAATTACACCGGGTAAGCGGCCTACCAGTGAGTTAGACAGGTTAACCGTTGGAGACTTCTCCAGGTCGGCGCCCTTAACACTGGCCACCGCACCGGTAACAGTCACTTTCTTTTGTACAGCGTATCCCACCACCACCACATCGCTGAGGTTGGATGTGTTTTGCACGAGGGAAATAGCCAAAGAAGTTTGGTTGGCCATCTTAACCGAGGAGCTGTTATAGCCCACCATACTGAACTCGATGGTTTCACCCGGTTTGGCTTCAATGGCAAAAGAGCCGTTTTCCCGGGTAAGCGTTCTCCGGCTGGTTCCTTTGACGAATACGGTAACACCGGCCAGTCCGTTCCCTTTATCATCCGTTACCTTACCGGTAACCTGCTGGAAAAGGATCAAGGGCGCGTGTTCTGTGGCACCGTCACCTGTTTTTTCTGAAATGATGATGATACCGGATTCATCGGCAAACCGGTACTTGAGCCTCGTAGGCTCCAGTACCTGGTTCAGCACTTCCGATACAGGCGCACGTTTTACGTTGACTGTAACTGTTTGGCCCGACGGCAGGATGTCGTTGCTGAAGGCAAAGCGATAATTGGTTTCTTTTTCAATCGCTTTGAAGAACTTTGCCAGCTTCACCTCTCTGAGTGAAAGTGAAACGCGTGCATCTTGTGAAAAGCCTTCTGCACTCACTGTCAAAATTCCCACAAACATGAAAACACCTGTTAATTTCATAACCCTAAGCAGTTTGGCTAAAGGTGGCGCAAGCGGTCCCCACCGATAAGCATGACTTTTTTTCATACCTTTATTTTGGTTTAAAAATTAAACAATTGGACCAGCCTCCCTTTCAGTTCAGCTGTTCCAAGATTTTGACCAACAGGGGGTATGTTTGCGCATACTCCCTGTGTTTTTTTATTGATACAGTTTAACTGTCAATGTATCACCCGGTATGAACTCATAATTAAAATGCCGCGACTCTTTCAGGAAACTGAGTACCGCTCTTAATCCTTCTTTTTCAAAAATTCCTGTAAAGCGATAATTCATGATCGTGACATCCGCAAATTCTATTTTAACGCCGTACCACCTTTCCAGTAATACAGCGATATTTTCAAAGGTTTCGTCGGTGAAAATGAGCTTGTTCTCTGTCCACGCAATTTCTATGATCTCATCCCTGTTTGTTTTGGTCAGCCCTTGTACCAGTTTATCGGTAACAACAGCTTTTTTATCTGTGGTAGCCAACTCATTGTTCTTATTGCCCGGTGTTGCACCCGGTAATTGCCATTGTACTTTTTGATTGGGATGCAGCAATACTTTGCGGTTCTCCTTGTCTTTTAGGGTAACTTCCACCAATCCTCTTACCAGTGAAGCTTCCGTCATCTTTTCTCCCGGGTACGCTTTTACATTGAAAGCCGTGCCCAAAGCTTTCACATCCATCGCAGAGGTATGTACGATAAAAGGCAGCTCTTTGTTGTGTTTTACATCAAAGAATGCTTCCCCTTCCAGGTAAATATCCCTCGCCTTCACACCATAGGCATCTGTGATCTTTATCTTGCTTCCGCCGTTGAGCACTACAAAAGAACCATCGGGCAACTGGAAGTTTTTTCTTTCGCCATAAGCCGTTGCAAACTGTTTGGCAGATTCTTTTGGCGTATGGTTGTTGCTGATGAAATTGAAATAGTATACAGCGAGGGCCAGTATCACCACGGCAGCTGTTAGCTGGAAGGCCGGAGAAAAAATAGTTTTACGGCGGTGTTCCTGTTTTTGTATATGTATCACAGGAGCGGGGTCGGCAGCAGCCAGCCTGTTTTTCAACAAAGTTTCCTGTTCATCCATATCGGCGGCAGCGAAGGCATTGAATAATTCCAGAAACCGGTTCCTGGCTTGTTCTATGATTGTTGCATAGTAAGGATGATCCTGTATATAGGATTCCCAGTGCGCAACATCGCGCTGTGAAGTTCGTTTGCAGTAATTGATAAAGGATTCATCGGCAAGCAAATCCTCTATATCCAGTTGACCAGGCGTCATGCTGTTACATTATATGGCGTTAATAATAAAGAGTATCGAAGCGGCTTTTTTTACCCTTGGGAAGCCGATTAATTTCGTGTAGTATTTTTACTACTGCCATCCGTAAAAAACCAGGAGCGTTGCGCATAGCAGGAACATGCCAAAGCCAAAAGAAAAACGTTCTTTCTCTTTTTCGGGCTCCAGCTCCAGCTTAAGCTTTTTTAAAGCTTCATGAATTTTGTTATAGACCGTGCGGTGCGTAAGGTTGGTTCGTTGTACTATTTCCTCGTAACTAAGCCCTTCGTAGAAGCGGAGAATGATCAGCTCTTTTTGCCGGGCAGGAAGCGCATTTACATGATCCATTAACAAACGGCACAGTTGCTGTTGCTCATCTTTCCATATCAGGGACTCTTCCGGAGTGGGCAGGGGCATTTCCACCATATTGTTCCAGGCCACTTGCAGGTTATCGGTCTTTTCCGCTCTTTTCCAATCGGCTGTAAGCTTTCTCAGGAAAGAACTTACCAGGTATGCTTTTACATTTTTAGCAGGTTGGATACTGCTTCTCTTTTCCCATAAATAGAGGAATTGCTGCTGGATGGCGTCTTTTACCAGGTGGGCATCTTTGATCTCTTTTAAGCCGATGAATAACAGACTGTGATAATATTTCCGGTACAGGGCCAGGAACATATCCTGATCACCTTCCATAAGGCCTTTCCATAATATTTCATCATTCTCATGGTGCATGGCAAGCTTCGGTCAAAATCAGTTGATAATCGGTAAACTGTAGTCTAAATTAACATTATTTTATTGAAAAATACCGTCTGCGCAATAAAAACAGCCCGGCATTTTAAACCGGGCTGTGTTCAATAGGTAATTTATATCGGTGTTTATTGACTAGTCATCATCGTCATCATCATCATCGTGATGATGGTGTTTATACCGTTTATAACCATAACGGTCGCGGGGACCATAGTAATAATCATCATCATGCCAGATACCATGATAACGCTCGATGTGTACCCTGTTCTCTACCCATACATCGGGGCCATCGTAATAAACGGTTTCGCGAGGCATATTAGAAAAAGA
Coding sequences within it:
- a CDS encoding FecR family protein; its protein translation is MTPGQLDIEDLLADESFINYCKRTSQRDVAHWESYIQDHPYYATIIEQARNRFLELFNAFAAADMDEQETLLKNRLAAADPAPVIHIQKQEHRRKTIFSPAFQLTAAVVILALAVYYFNFISNNHTPKESAKQFATAYGERKNFQLPDGSFVVLNGGSKIKITDAYGVKARDIYLEGEAFFDVKHNKELPFIVHTSAMDVKALGTAFNVKAYPGEKMTEASLVRGLVEVTLKDKENRKVLLHPNQKVQWQLPGATPGNKNNELATTDKKAVVTDKLVQGLTKTNRDEIIEIAWTENKLIFTDETFENIAVLLERWYGVKIEFADVTIMNYRFTGIFEKEGLRAVLSFLKESRHFNYEFIPGDTLTVKLYQ
- a CDS encoding RNA polymerase sigma factor produces the protein MEGDQDMFLALYRKYYHSLLFIGLKEIKDAHLVKDAIQQQFLYLWEKRSSIQPAKNVKAYLVSSFLRKLTADWKRAEKTDNLQVAWNNMVEMPLPTPEESLIWKDEQQQLCRLLMDHVNALPARQKELIILRFYEGLSYEEIVQRTNLTHRTVYNKIHEALKKLKLELEPEKEKERFSFGFGMFLLCATLLVFYGWQ